AACGAGGAGGGAGATCACGTGCGCGCCTGTGATCTCCCTCCTCGTTCCACATCTCATTCCCCCTCGCTAAGCCTCTACCCCCTCTCCGTTCCGCGCCGGTCTCACCAAGAACCACACGCCCCATCCCACCCACCATCCCAACAGCGCCCCCAGCGTCACGTCGCTGAAGAAGTGTGCGCGCGCGAGGATGCGGGTGAGGCCGCAGCCGGCGGCGAGGGAGTACCAGACCCACTTGGCGCGCGGGAAGAGGCGCGCGAGCGCGGTGGCCGCGGCGAACGCCACCATCGTGTGGCTGCTCGGCCAGGCAAGGCCGCTGGTGGAGAACGGATGCTCGCTCCACGGGCGGAACGAGTAGTCGCCGGAGAGCACGTTGGGGCGTTCGCGCCGCAGCAGGAGCTTCATGATCTCCGCCAGCAGGCCGCCGGCGAACGGCACCGTCAGCAGGTACCAGGCGCGGGCCGCCGCACGCTGCGCGGCCTCAGGCCGCTCGTGCAGCCACATCGCCAGCGCCGCGATGCTCCACGTCGGCGCGAATCCCATCACCCGGAGCAATCGCGCCCAGTCGAGGTCGTAGATCTTGTCGTGGTACCAGTGGTCGTAGACATAGCGATCGGCCAGCATCGGGAGCGCGCCGAAGACCAGCACGCATCCGATGAGCCACATCGTGCGCTGCGCCGTGCCGCCGCCCCACGTCGGCTTCGTCTCGCTCATCGCATCACTCCCTCGAGGGTGCGCAGGATATGCTCGGTCATCCCCCAGATGACATGCTCGCCAATGCCGATGGCCGACCGCTTGGTGTGAATGCCCGGAAAATGAATGGTGATCTCCTGCCGGCGTTCGGGATCGTACACCTCGCGCAACGGCACCCAGAACACCTCGGCCACTTCCTCGCTCAGTGCGACCGGAGGCCGCTCCGCAACGGCGAAGACATACGGGCGCACGATGATGGGCGGCAGCACCGGCGTGCGCGGGCGCAGCTCGTCGAGTTCGCCGAGCAGGGTGCCGGTGGCGTCGAGATCGACGCCGATCTCCTCGAGCGTTTCGCGAACGGCCGTGAGCAGCAGCGAGCCCTCGTCGGGGTTCCGTCGGCCGCCGGGAAGGGCGATCTGCCCGCTCCACGGGTCACTCTCACGCGTGGCGCGCTTGATGAAGAGCGTCTCGAGTCCCTCGTCGCCCGGATGGAGCACGAGTGCTACGGCCGCTTCATAGAACGGCTCGTCGCGCGGCGCCGGGGTCGGCGTGCGGGCGGCCAGCGCGCTGGCGATGCGGGAGAGTTCGGAGTCTGGGGGGGACAAGGCGACGGGAGTCGGAGGACGGAAGACGGGAAATGCGGGCGGGATGGGGGCGGACACCGAGTCGCGGGCCGCGGGTGACAATATCGCCTCGCGGCTCCGATTCCGCTTGCGGGGGTTCGCGCGCCGAGCGAGGATCAGCGGGACTGAAATTCCGGAGGATCCGATGCGCCGTCTCTTCGCCGCGGTCGCCGTGCTGGCTGCCGTCTGCAGTGTCAATGCGCCGATGCGCGCCCAGGTTGCGCCAGCGGCGCCAGCGGCGCCAGCGGCGCCGGCCGCCCCGGCGTCCCCGCTCAAGCGCACGGTGCTACAGACGCATGCGCTCGCCTCGGCGCCGGGACTCGAGGGGGTGCTGGTGCAAGCCGAGCTCGCGGTCGGCGGGGCGGCGCCGCGCCACACGCACCCGGGCGAGGAGTTCGTATACGTCCTCGAGGGGACGGCCACCTTCGACCTGGCCGGGCAGCCGCTGCTCGCCATCAAGGCGGGCGATTCGTTCGTCATTCCGCCAAACACGCCGCACGTCGCCACCAACACGGGAAAGCGTCCGCTGAAGCTGCTGAGCACCTATATCGTTCCCTCCGGCAAGCCGCTGGCGACGCCGGCTCCGCTTCCGCCGCCGGCGCAATAGCCGAGCCCCAGGGCGCACGGTAGCTTCGTCGCATGCCATTCGCCGTCAAGGTCCTGATCGGCCTCTTTTC
This Gemmatimonadaceae bacterium DNA region includes the following protein-coding sequences:
- a CDS encoding phosphatase PAP2 family protein — translated: MSETKPTWGGGTAQRTMWLIGCVLVFGALPMLADRYVYDHWYHDKIYDLDWARLLRVMGFAPTWSIAALAMWLHERPEAAQRAAARAWYLLTVPFAGGLLAEIMKLLLRRERPNVLSGDYSFRPWSEHPFSTSGLAWPSSHTMVAFAAATALARLFPRAKWVWYSLAAGCGLTRILARAHFFSDVTLGALLGWWVGWGVWFLVRPARNGEGVEA
- a CDS encoding CoA pyrophosphatase; translation: MSPPDSELSRIASALAARTPTPAPRDEPFYEAAVALVLHPGDEGLETLFIKRATRESDPWSGQIALPGGRRNPDEGSLLLTAVRETLEEIGVDLDATGTLLGELDELRPRTPVLPPIIVRPYVFAVAERPPVALSEEVAEVFWVPLREVYDPERRQEITIHFPGIHTKRSAIGIGEHVIWGMTEHILRTLEGVMR
- a CDS encoding cupin domain-containing protein, with the translated sequence MRRLFAAVAVLAAVCSVNAPMRAQVAPAAPAAPAAPAAPASPLKRTVLQTHALASAPGLEGVLVQAELAVGGAAPRHTHPGEEFVYVLEGTATFDLAGQPLLAIKAGDSFVIPPNTPHVATNTGKRPLKLLSTYIVPSGKPLATPAPLPPPAQ